One Sebastes umbrosus isolate fSebUmb1 chromosome 6, fSebUmb1.pri, whole genome shotgun sequence DNA window includes the following coding sequences:
- the si:dkey-93l1.9 gene encoding ninjurin-2 isoform X2, which translates to MWRPNLSSQHSQEGRITSYEVEKLMNTNPNKKKDTMKPVKKEEPKKVEKRMDMNHYATKKSAAQSMLDVALLMANSSQLKTVLYVGPQYRFYIPLVVLLSLSITLQVIVGLLLVFIVTLDLNDERKHKRLNKMNNAATVFVFFTVLINIFITALGFEGHVLSSFETPGMSIKEPNLSILPGDINTTGLTLF; encoded by the exons ATGTGGAG ACCTAACTTATCCTCTCAACACTCGCAGGAAGGCCGAATTACCTCTTATGAGGTGGAAAAGCTCATGAACACGAATCCCAATAAGAAGAAAGACACTATGAAACCTGTTAAGAAG GAAGAGCCTAAAAAGGTGGAAAAGCGCATGGACATGAATCACTACGCCACTAAGAAGAGTGCGGCTCAGAGCATGCTGGACGTCGCCTTGCTGATGGCCAACTCGTCCCAGCTGAAGACCGTTCTCTATGTGGGGCCTCAATACCGTTTCTACATCCCCCTCGTTGTCCTGCTGTCTCTGTCCATCACGCTGCAGGTCATAGTGGGGCTGCTGCTCGTCTTTATCG TGACGTTAGATCTGAACGACGAGAGGAAACACAAAAGGCTGAACAAGATGAACAATGCAGCGACAGTGTTTGTCTTCTTCACCGTCCTCATTAACATCTTCATCACAGCGCTTGGATTTGAGGGACATGTTCTCAG TTCATTCGAGACACCTGGGATGTCGATAAAAGAGCCTAATCTTTCCATTCTGCCCGGTGACATTAACACGACTGGACTAACACTCTTTTGA
- the si:dkey-93l1.9 gene encoding ninjurin-2 isoform X1, with amino-acid sequence MPHIFSCCDAVEEETMVIELKTERENLFMDKLDVEEGRITSYEVEKLMNTNPNKKKDTMKPVKKEEPKKVEKRMDMNHYATKKSAAQSMLDVALLMANSSQLKTVLYVGPQYRFYIPLVVLLSLSITLQVIVGLLLVFIVTLDLNDERKHKRLNKMNNAATVFVFFTVLINIFITALGFEGHVLSSFETPGMSIKEPNLSILPGDINTTGLTLF; translated from the exons atgcccCACATCTTCAGCTGCTGCGACGCTGTCGAAGAGGAGACAATGGTCATAGAGTtaaagacggagagagagaacttATTTATGGATAAACTGGATGTGGAG GAAGGCCGAATTACCTCTTATGAGGTGGAAAAGCTCATGAACACGAATCCCAATAAGAAGAAAGACACTATGAAACCTGTTAAGAAG GAAGAGCCTAAAAAGGTGGAAAAGCGCATGGACATGAATCACTACGCCACTAAGAAGAGTGCGGCTCAGAGCATGCTGGACGTCGCCTTGCTGATGGCCAACTCGTCCCAGCTGAAGACCGTTCTCTATGTGGGGCCTCAATACCGTTTCTACATCCCCCTCGTTGTCCTGCTGTCTCTGTCCATCACGCTGCAGGTCATAGTGGGGCTGCTGCTCGTCTTTATCG TGACGTTAGATCTGAACGACGAGAGGAAACACAAAAGGCTGAACAAGATGAACAATGCAGCGACAGTGTTTGTCTTCTTCACCGTCCTCATTAACATCTTCATCACAGCGCTTGGATTTGAGGGACATGTTCTCAG TTCATTCGAGACACCTGGGATGTCGATAAAAGAGCCTAATCTTTCCATTCTGCCCGGTGACATTAACACGACTGGACTAACACTCTTTTGA
- the haus7 gene encoding HAUS augmin-like complex subunit 7 gives MAGALKEKQLVRHVYAALQAASCPLVEGLYLQEEDNMLQLLCAPSQHRTDILAWICSSINPNFANSKSMSVRSSGPDVLTKEMAVLGQELMLCKADDLDLIRGDASPHCQLQFLEQLLTLIPGCKKSAERRMDQEMLLNELYAAENLPHFTQMLRPTLDPWPAHIKALRKGTKSSPKPSREEAADAATLLQLTQSTLEQLQSECEFLSHEAQSPGVFSPSSLRVAACDLQMLMATFSHVFETDFRAYCSRDPPSFSTETDIFQRTHQLLLAFIMELEMLKEVTDASVSVTEEVNQLQTQPRCWSRGEKRKLPDQLEELTRRIRDFFSLLHS, from the exons ATGGCGGGTgctttgaaagaaaaacaacttgtGCGACATGTCTATGCTGCCTTGCAG GCTGCGTCCTGTCCCTTGGTGGAGGGTCTGTACCTGCAGGAGGAGGACAacatgctgcagctgctgtgtgCTCCCTCTCAGCACCGCACAGACATACTGGCCTGGATCTGCAGCAG TATCAACCCAAACTTTGCCAATTCCAAGTCGATGTCAGTGAGATCCAGTGGCCCAGATGTTTTGACTAAAG AAATGGCTGTGCTTGGGCAGGAGCTGATGCTGTGTAAAGCAGATGACCTGGACCTGATCAGG GGTGATGCAAGTCCTCACTGCCAGCTTCAGTTCCTGGAGCAGCTTTTAACTTTAATACCTGGCTGCAAGAAGTCTGCTGAGCGCAGAATGGATCAAGAGATGCTACTGAACGAGCTCTACGCTGCTGAGAATCTGCCTCACTTCACACAAATGCTCAGACCCACACTCGACCCCTGGCCTGCACACATCAA GGCTTTACGCAAGGGCACCAAGTCATCTCCTAAGCCGAGTAGAGAGGAGGCTGCTGATGCTGCCACCCTTCTACAGCTGACTCAGTCAACGCTGGAGCAGCTACAGTCCGAG TGTGAATTCCTGAGCCACGAGGCGCAGAGTCCCGGTGTCTTCTCTCCGAGCTCATTGCGTGTGGCGGCGTGTGACCTCCAGATGTTGATGGCTACTTTCAGCCATGTTTTCGAAACCGACTTCAGAGCTTACTGCAGCAGAGATCCTCCCAGCTTCAGCACAGAGACCGACATCTTCCAGAGAACACACCAACTGTTGCTGGCCTTCATCATG gagttggagATGCTAAAGGAAGTAACAGACGCTTCTGTATCCGTGACTGAGGAAGTAAACCAGCTACAAACACAGCCTCGCTGCTGGAGCCGAGGAGAGAAGCGCAAGTTAC cgGATCAATTGGAGGAACTCACCAGGCGAATTAGAGACTTTTTCTCCTTGCTTCATTCCTGA
- the mrpl49 gene encoding mitochondrial ribosomal protein L49, which produces RPVRGSNVPLCRRSNRRRSRSVTLLHKMSACFTRQSTVLCGALRGALSLHLRSLRPPAAAVGSRFVCNAAPEETKRGISESTEEYRFVERLIPPSRVPAPPQHAGPTPSGWTPPADSPPPLPYMIRRSRMHNIPVYTDLTHGSRRTTLIRKVEGDIWALEKDVKQHLKEVMGKELPTQVNEVTMTLKVKGHVDSEIKEWLASKGF; this is translated from the coding sequence CGACCTGTGAGAGGCAgcaatgtgccgctctgccggAGAtccaacagaagaagaagcagaagtgtTACTCTGCTACACAAGATGTCAGCCTGCTTCACCCGTCAGTCCACGGTGCTCTGCGGGGCTCTGCGAGGAGCTCTCAGCCTCCACCTCCGGTCACTGCGACCTCCTGCCGCGGCTGTCGGCTCCAGGTTCGTCTGTAATGCTGCTCCAGAAGAAACAAAGAGGGGGATATCAGAGTCTACGGAGGAGTACCGGTTCGTAGAGCGGCTGATCCCTCCGTCCCGGGTCCCCGCTCCGCCTCAACACGCCGGTCCCACACCGTCTGGCTGGACTCCACCGGCAGACTCACCGCCTCCTCTGCCCTACATGATCCGCCGCTCCCGCATGCACAACATCCCGGTGTACACCGACCTGACCCACGGCAGCCGCAGGACGACGCTCATACGGAAAGTGGAGGGGGACATCTGGGCTCTGGAGAAGGACGTGAAGCAACATCTGAAGGAGGTGATGGGCAAAGAGCTGCCCACACAGGTCAATGAGGTCACCATGACcttgaaggtcaaaggtcacgttGATAGTGAGATAAAGGAATGGTTGGCCAGCAAAGGCTTCTGA